The following proteins are co-located in the Agromyces laixinhei genome:
- the panB gene encoding 3-methyl-2-oxobutanoate hydroxymethyltransferase: MSGEPQNAASDTTAGTEQNPYGGGTAVGGPKRVRTRHFQNAKRDGIKITGLTSYDQLTARIFDEAGIDFLLVGDSAGNNVFGYETTLAVTVDELIPLTRAVAGAVKRAFVVADMPFGSYENGPEDALHTAVRFMKETGAHAVKLEGGERSHKQIRRIVGAGIPVMAHIGYTPQSEHGLGGHVIQGRGEGVTQLLADAKAVEDAGAFAVVLEMVPADAARQVTELLDIPTISVGAGPHTDGQLLVWTDWAGLTVGRVPKFVKQYADLAGILRSAAAEWRSDVEAGVYPNSEHSYE; the protein is encoded by the coding sequence ATGTCAGGCGAGCCTCAGAACGCAGCATCCGACACGACGGCCGGCACCGAGCAGAACCCCTACGGGGGTGGCACCGCAGTCGGGGGGCCGAAGCGCGTGCGCACCCGGCACTTCCAGAACGCGAAGCGCGACGGCATCAAGATCACGGGGCTCACGAGCTACGACCAGCTCACGGCCCGCATCTTCGACGAGGCGGGCATCGACTTCCTCCTCGTCGGCGACTCGGCCGGCAACAACGTCTTCGGCTACGAGACCACCCTGGCCGTGACCGTCGACGAGCTCATCCCGCTCACGCGAGCGGTCGCCGGCGCGGTCAAGCGTGCGTTCGTGGTCGCCGACATGCCGTTCGGGTCATACGAGAACGGCCCCGAAGACGCCCTGCACACCGCGGTGCGGTTCATGAAGGAGACCGGGGCGCATGCCGTGAAGCTCGAGGGCGGCGAGCGCAGTCACAAGCAGATCCGTCGCATCGTCGGTGCCGGCATTCCCGTGATGGCACACATCGGGTACACGCCGCAGAGCGAGCACGGCCTCGGTGGCCACGTCATCCAGGGCCGCGGTGAGGGAGTCACGCAGTTGCTCGCCGATGCCAAGGCCGTTGAAGACGCCGGCGCGTTCGCGGTCGTCCTCGAGATGGTTCCGGCCGATGCCGCGCGGCAGGTCACCGAGCTCCTCGACATCCCGACCATCAGCGTCGGTGCGGGTCCGCACACCGACGGCCAACTCCTCGTCTGGACCGACTGGGCCGGCCTCACGGTCGGACGTGTGCCGAAGTTCGTGAAGCAGTACGCGGATCTCGCCGGCATCCTGCGCTCTGCCGCCGCAGAGTGGCGCAGCGATGTCGAAGCCGGGGTGTACCCGAACTCCGAGCACTCCTACGAGTAG
- the glnA gene encoding type I glutamate--ammonia ligase encodes MFSDSSEVLTFIKETDVKFLDIRFTDLPGVQQHFNIPASTVDEEFFTVGQLFDGSSIRGFANIHESDMQLIPDVTTAYIDAFRAERTLIMVFDIYNPRNGEIYSKDPRQVAKKAEKYLASTGIADTAFFAPEAEFYIFDDVRYEVNQHSSFYSVDSEEGAWNSGRAEEGGNLGNKTPYKGGYFPVSPVDKQADLRDDICLKLIDAGLVLERSHHEVGTGGQAEINYRFDTMVAAADDILKFKYIVKNTAERWGKTATFMPKPVFGDNGSGMHTHQSLWSEGTPLFYDEAGYGGLSDVARWYIGGLLKHAPAVLAFTNPTVNSYHRLVPGFEAPVNLVYSAGNRSASIRIPITGTNPKAKRVEFRAPDASGNPYLAFAAQLMAGLDGIKNRIEPHEPIDKDLYELPPEEAKAIPQVPGSLDEALNALEADHDFLLEGGVFTKELIETWIDYKREKELKPLAQRPHPFEFELYYGV; translated from the coding sequence ATGTTCAGCGATTCGTCCGAAGTTCTCACGTTCATCAAAGAGACGGATGTCAAGTTCCTCGACATCCGTTTCACCGACCTTCCGGGCGTGCAGCAGCACTTCAACATCCCGGCCTCCACTGTCGACGAGGAGTTCTTCACCGTCGGCCAGCTCTTCGACGGTTCCTCGATCCGCGGCTTCGCGAACATCCACGAGTCCGACATGCAGCTCATCCCCGACGTGACGACGGCGTACATCGACGCGTTCCGCGCCGAGCGGACGCTCATCATGGTCTTCGACATCTACAACCCGCGCAACGGCGAGATCTACTCGAAGGATCCGCGTCAGGTCGCGAAGAAGGCTGAGAAGTACCTCGCGTCGACCGGCATCGCCGACACGGCGTTCTTCGCGCCCGAGGCCGAGTTCTACATCTTCGACGACGTGCGGTACGAGGTCAACCAGCACTCGAGCTTCTACTCGGTCGACTCCGAAGAGGGCGCATGGAACTCGGGTCGCGCCGAAGAGGGCGGCAACCTCGGCAACAAGACCCCGTACAAGGGCGGCTACTTCCCCGTCTCCCCGGTCGACAAGCAGGCCGACCTGCGCGACGACATCTGCCTCAAGCTCATCGACGCCGGACTCGTCCTCGAGCGCTCGCACCACGAGGTCGGCACCGGTGGCCAGGCCGAGATCAACTACCGTTTCGACACGATGGTCGCCGCTGCCGACGACATCCTGAAGTTCAAGTACATCGTCAAGAACACTGCTGAGCGGTGGGGAAAGACGGCGACGTTCATGCCGAAGCCCGTCTTCGGCGACAACGGTTCCGGCATGCACACCCACCAGTCGCTCTGGAGCGAGGGCACGCCGCTCTTCTACGATGAGGCCGGCTACGGCGGCCTCTCCGATGTCGCACGTTGGTACATCGGCGGCCTGCTGAAGCATGCTCCCGCAGTGCTCGCCTTCACGAACCCAACGGTGAACTCGTACCACCGTCTGGTGCCCGGCTTCGAAGCACCCGTCAACCTGGTCTACTCGGCGGGCAACCGTTCGGCGTCGATCCGCATCCCGATCACGGGCACGAACCCGAAGGCCAAGCGCGTCGAGTTCCGCGCACCGGATGCCTCGGGCAACCCCTACCTCGCTTTCGCCGCACAGCTCATGGCCGGCCTCGACGGCATCAAGAACCGCATCGAGCCGCACGAGCCCATCGACAAGGACCTCTACGAGCTTCCCCCCGAGGAGGCCAAGGCGATCCCGCAGGTTCCCGGATCGCTCGACGAGGCCCTCAACGCGCTCGAGGCAGACCACGACTTCCTCCTCGAAGGCGGCGTGTTCACCAAGGAACTCATCGAAACGTGGATCGACTACAAGCGTGAGAAGGAGCTGAAGCCGCTCGCTCAGCGCCCCCACCCCTTCGAGTTCGAGCTGTACTACGGCGTCTGA
- a CDS encoding zinc ribbon domain-containing protein gives MKASPAEQEQLLRLQSLDTRLAQLAHRLGSLPQAGPLAELEARDRAVRGTRAEAFGTLEDARVELKRLESDVAVVEARIVRDGERLQHTSSVKDVSALEAELGSLRRRLNDLEEQELVVMERVEEAEVALSSIDLQRDALATDTAALEAERDAAAGGIGVEREQTERDRAVVAGGIAEALLAFYEQRRGRGSGVGAALLQARTCGGCGITLTGSDLESVRRAAPDEVVQCPECDRILVRTGESGL, from the coding sequence GTGAAGGCCAGCCCCGCCGAACAGGAACAGCTGCTGCGACTCCAGTCGCTCGACACCCGCCTCGCGCAGCTCGCGCACCGACTCGGGTCGTTGCCGCAGGCCGGCCCTCTGGCCGAGCTCGAGGCCCGCGACCGGGCCGTTCGCGGCACGCGCGCCGAAGCGTTCGGCACGCTCGAAGACGCTCGAGTCGAGCTCAAGCGACTCGAGTCCGATGTCGCTGTCGTCGAGGCACGCATCGTGCGCGACGGCGAGCGGCTGCAGCACACCTCCTCGGTCAAGGATGTCTCGGCGCTCGAGGCCGAGCTCGGGTCGCTGCGCCGCCGGCTGAACGACCTGGAAGAGCAGGAACTGGTCGTCATGGAGCGCGTCGAAGAGGCCGAGGTCGCGCTCTCGAGCATCGATCTGCAACGGGACGCGCTCGCGACCGACACCGCGGCCCTCGAGGCCGAGCGTGATGCGGCGGCCGGCGGCATCGGCGTCGAACGGGAACAGACCGAGCGCGACCGCGCCGTCGTCGCCGGCGGCATCGCCGAAGCGCTCCTCGCCTTCTACGAGCAGCGACGCGGGCGCGGCAGCGGAGTCGGCGCAGCGCTCCTGCAGGCGCGCACGTGCGGCGGTTGCGGCATCACGCTCACCGGATCCGACCTCGAGTCGGTGCGCCGGGCGGCGCCCGATGAGGTCGTGCAGTGCCCCGAGTGCGATCGCATCCTGGTTCGCACCGGCGAGTCCGGCCTCTGA
- a CDS encoding SPOR domain-containing protein, giving the protein MSEDVEHMFWYNLKTGGVEQGFVSPSVDRVGPFETRAEAERALDVLRENSAKWAEEEAAED; this is encoded by the coding sequence ATGTCCGAGGATGTCGAGCACATGTTCTGGTACAACCTGAAGACCGGCGGAGTGGAACAGGGGTTCGTGTCGCCGTCGGTCGACCGCGTCGGGCCGTTCGAGACCCGCGCCGAGGCCGAGCGGGCGCTCGACGTTCTGCGCGAGAACAGCGCGAAGTGGGCCGAGGAAGAGGCCGCCGAAGACTGA
- a CDS encoding glutamine synthetase family protein: MDKQRDFVIRTIEERGVKFVRLWFTDVVGTLKSVAIAPAEVEGAFTEGIGFDGSAIEGLSRTYESDLLAYPDPTTFQTLPWRGDIDPTGRMFCDITTPDGEPAVSDPRNVLKRTLARAADRGFTFYTHPEIEFYLLKSSKFGEEGPIPVDSAGYFDNVPGGTAHDFRRRSVRMLEDLGISVEFSHHEAGPGQNEIDLRYADALTTADNIMTFRTVIKEVAIEQGVYATFMPKPFSLHPGSGMHTHLSLFEGDANAFFEPGAQYQLSKIGRQFIAGLLRHSAEISAVTNQFVNSYKRLWGGDEAPSFVSWGHNNRSALVRVPLYKPNKGQSARVEYRAIDSAANPYLAFSLLLAAGLKGIEEGYELPPEAEDDVWALTDRERRALGYDALPASLDHAIQFMEESELVAETLGEQVFNYVLANKRSEWRDYRSQVTPFELRRNLEIL, encoded by the coding sequence ATGGATAAGCAGCGCGACTTCGTGATTCGCACGATCGAGGAGCGGGGAGTCAAGTTCGTCCGGCTCTGGTTCACCGACGTCGTCGGCACCCTGAAGTCGGTCGCGATCGCGCCTGCCGAGGTCGAGGGGGCGTTCACCGAGGGCATCGGCTTCGACGGTTCCGCGATCGAGGGCCTGAGCCGCACCTACGAGTCCGACCTGCTCGCCTATCCCGATCCGACGACGTTCCAGACACTGCCGTGGCGCGGAGACATCGACCCCACCGGGCGGATGTTCTGTGACATCACGACGCCCGACGGAGAGCCCGCCGTCTCCGACCCGCGCAACGTGCTCAAGCGCACGCTGGCTCGTGCGGCCGATCGCGGCTTCACGTTCTACACGCACCCCGAGATCGAGTTCTACCTGCTGAAGTCGTCGAAGTTCGGTGAAGAAGGGCCGATCCCGGTCGACTCCGCCGGGTACTTCGACAATGTGCCCGGCGGTACGGCCCATGACTTCCGTCGCCGGTCGGTGCGCATGCTCGAAGATCTCGGCATCTCGGTGGAGTTCAGCCACCACGAGGCCGGCCCCGGGCAGAACGAGATCGACCTCCGGTACGCCGACGCGCTGACGACCGCCGACAACATCATGACGTTCCGTACCGTGATCAAAGAGGTCGCGATCGAACAGGGCGTCTACGCGACCTTCATGCCGAAGCCCTTCTCGCTGCACCCGGGTTCGGGCATGCACACCCACCTCTCGCTCTTCGAGGGCGACGCGAACGCCTTCTTCGAACCCGGCGCGCAGTACCAGTTGTCGAAGATCGGGCGTCAGTTCATCGCGGGTCTCCTGCGTCACTCGGCGGAGATCTCGGCGGTCACGAACCAGTTCGTGAACTCCTACAAGCGACTCTGGGGCGGCGATGAAGCACCCAGCTTCGTGTCGTGGGGCCACAACAACCGTTCCGCACTCGTGCGTGTACCGCTCTACAAGCCCAACAAGGGCCAGAGTGCGCGCGTCGAGTACCGTGCCATCGACTCCGCGGCGAACCCCTATCTCGCGTTCTCGCTGTTGCTCGCAGCGGGCTTGAAGGGCATCGAAGAGGGGTACGAACTGCCGCCCGAGGCCGAAGACGATGTGTGGGCGCTGACCGATCGCGAACGACGGGCCCTCGGGTACGACGCGCTGCCCGCGAGCCTCGACCACGCCATCCAGTTCATGGAGGAGTCCGAACTCGTCGCCGAGACGCTCGGCGAACAGGTGTTCAACTACGTGCTGGCGAACAAGCGCTCCGAGTGGCGCGACTACCGTTCGCAGGTCACGCCGTTCGAGTTGCGGCGCAACCTCGAAATCCTCTGA
- a CDS encoding patatin-like phospholipase family protein — protein sequence MNTTNNSNTRALVLAGAGAAGNAWQLGLIAGLCDGGVDLTEADLIIGTSAGSTVAAQITSGTRPADLYAAILAEPPRPQAVAGETGRRRGPIFSGPDYMQWSDRIIDAAADASDMRRRMSAAALDLDTSDGVDAARWHDIVASRLPSHDWPAQPMLIPTVDAGTGEPVVFDRRSGVGLVDAVAASTSAMIPYRIGAKRYLNGGYRRSSNTDLAAGHERVVVLEPFGGRSRTPLEWGMDLATQVEELRAGGSMVDAVFPDAGAGDVFNANALDPSTRRPAARGGYDQGRALAERFDGFWC from the coding sequence ATGAACACGACGAACAACTCGAACACGCGAGCCCTGGTGCTCGCCGGCGCCGGGGCCGCGGGCAACGCCTGGCAGCTCGGTCTCATCGCAGGGCTGTGCGATGGCGGTGTCGATCTCACCGAGGCCGATCTCATCATCGGCACTTCGGCAGGATCGACCGTGGCCGCTCAGATCACGAGCGGCACCCGGCCGGCCGACCTCTACGCCGCCATCCTCGCCGAGCCGCCTCGGCCGCAGGCCGTTGCCGGCGAGACGGGGCGGAGACGCGGCCCGATCTTCTCGGGACCGGACTACATGCAATGGTCCGACCGGATCATCGATGCCGCTGCGGATGCGTCCGACATGCGCCGTCGGATGAGCGCAGCGGCGCTCGACCTGGACACCTCCGACGGCGTCGATGCCGCCCGCTGGCACGACATCGTCGCCTCCCGGCTCCCCAGCCATGACTGGCCGGCGCAGCCCATGCTGATTCCAACCGTCGATGCCGGTACCGGGGAGCCGGTCGTGTTCGACCGCCGCAGCGGAGTCGGCCTGGTCGACGCCGTTGCAGCCAGCACCTCGGCGATGATCCCGTACCGCATCGGAGCGAAGCGGTACCTCAACGGCGGCTATCGACGCAGCTCGAACACCGACCTGGCGGCCGGACACGAGCGCGTGGTGGTGCTGGAACCGTTCGGCGGCCGCTCGCGCACCCCGCTCGAATGGGGCATGGATCTCGCGACGCAGGTCGAGGAACTGCGTGCGGGGGGCAGCATGGTCGACGCCGTGTTCCCGGATGCCGGCGCGGGAGACGTGTTCAATGCCAATGCGCTGGACCCGTCGACGCGTCGGCCCGCGGCGCGGGGAGGCTACGACCAGGGCCGAGCCCTCGCTGAGCGATTCGACGGGTTCTGGTGCTGA
- the map gene encoding type I methionyl aminopeptidase yields the protein MPKDASGHLIPGRLSPMRAVPAAIPRPEYVGKRAPAPSSGGDLYSPDEVERIRAAGRVAAGAIEAAAAAIRPGVTTDELDRIVHGFVVSHGAYPSTLGYRGFPKSSCTSVNEVICHGIPDSTVLADGDLVNIDVTAYLGGYHGDLNHTFLVGEASEEATQLVERTREALRRGIRAVAPGRQVNVIGRAIEAYAKRFGYGVVRDYTGHGVGRAFHSGLIIPHYDAPEFDTVMEPGMVFTIEPMLTLGGIEWDVWADDWTIVTRDRSLTAQFEHTLVVTERGADLLTLP from the coding sequence ATGCCCAAAGACGCCTCTGGCCACCTGATCCCCGGCCGTCTGTCGCCGATGCGCGCGGTTCCGGCCGCGATTCCGAGACCCGAGTACGTGGGCAAGCGTGCGCCCGCCCCTTCCTCCGGCGGTGATCTCTACTCGCCCGACGAGGTCGAACGCATCCGAGCGGCCGGGCGTGTCGCGGCAGGAGCCATCGAAGCGGCCGCCGCCGCGATCCGGCCGGGCGTCACGACCGATGAGCTCGACCGCATCGTGCACGGGTTCGTCGTGTCGCACGGCGCCTACCCGTCGACGCTCGGCTACCGCGGATTCCCGAAGTCGTCGTGTACCTCGGTCAACGAGGTCATCTGCCACGGCATCCCCGACAGCACGGTGCTCGCCGACGGCGACCTCGTCAACATCGACGTCACGGCATATCTGGGCGGCTACCACGGCGACCTGAATCACACGTTCCTGGTCGGCGAGGCGAGCGAGGAGGCGACGCAGCTCGTCGAGCGCACCCGGGAGGCGCTGCGCCGTGGCATCCGCGCCGTCGCACCGGGTCGTCAGGTCAACGTGATCGGGCGAGCCATCGAGGCGTATGCGAAGCGGTTCGGCTACGGCGTCGTGCGCGACTACACGGGCCACGGAGTCGGCCGCGCGTTCCATTCGGGGCTGATCATCCCCCACTACGACGCGCCCGAGTTCGACACCGTCATGGAGCCGGGAATGGTCTTCACGATCGAGCCGATGCTCACCCTCGGCGGCATCGAGTGGGATGTCTGGGCCGACGACTGGACGATCGTGACGCGCGATCGCTCGCTGACCGCGCAGTTCGAGCACACCCTCGTCGTCACCGAGCGCGGCGCCGACCTCCTGACCCTTCCCTGA
- the ppgK gene encoding polyphosphate--glucose phosphotransferase, translating into MATQHAIGIDIGGTGIKGAVVDLGSGRLVSDRRKVATPEGGRPADILTATGELLDGLSDEFGDTLPLGVCFPAVVKHGRTLSAANISKEWIGLPAEQLFEETFGREIHFINDADAAGYAEARYGAAVDAAGLVILTTLGTGIGSAFLYDGVLVPNTELGHIELDGRGAETAAAYSAMERDALDWPEWAARLQRFYSHVEFIFSPDLFVVGGGVSKHHERFLPLLDLKTPIVPAVHRNNAGILGAASLAVH; encoded by the coding sequence ATGGCGACACAGCATGCGATCGGGATCGACATCGGCGGCACGGGCATCAAGGGAGCGGTCGTCGACCTCGGTTCGGGCCGGCTCGTCTCCGATCGGCGGAAGGTGGCGACACCCGAGGGCGGCCGCCCCGCCGACATCCTCACCGCGACGGGCGAGCTGCTCGACGGGCTCTCCGACGAGTTCGGCGACACGCTCCCCCTCGGCGTGTGCTTTCCGGCGGTCGTCAAGCACGGGCGCACGCTGTCTGCCGCGAACATCTCGAAGGAATGGATCGGTCTGCCCGCCGAGCAGCTCTTCGAAGAGACCTTCGGTCGAGAGATCCACTTCATCAACGACGCGGATGCCGCCGGCTACGCCGAAGCGCGCTACGGCGCCGCGGTCGACGCCGCGGGCCTCGTCATCCTGACCACGCTCGGCACCGGCATCGGATCCGCGTTCCTCTACGACGGGGTGCTCGTGCCGAACACGGAGCTCGGCCACATCGAGCTCGACGGCCGCGGAGCCGAGACCGCGGCCGCGTACTCGGCGATGGAACGGGATGCGCTCGACTGGCCCGAGTGGGCGGCGAGGCTCCAACGCTTCTACTCGCACGTCGAGTTCATCTTCTCGCCCGACCTCTTCGTGGTGGGCGGTGGCGTCTCGAAGCACCACGAACGGTTCCTGCCGCTGCTCGACCTGAAGACGCCGATCGTGCCGGCGGTGCACCGTAACAACGCCGGCATCCTCGGAGCGGCGTCGCTCGCGGTGCACTAG
- a CDS encoding bifunctional [glutamine synthetase] adenylyltransferase/[glutamine synthetase]-adenylyl-L-tyrosine phosphorylase, with amino-acid sequence MSRQSLTLGTVARAGFTDLGGAAASLKALSSSTGAEVDSLLEVFAQAADPDEALAVVARLHEQAPIELAGALAHENAAARLARLVGASRGFGDFLLRHPSELVAFGQVPAAPPSVAEARASLLTALDEVSAPPADLVEAAAAAIRIRYRRLLSDVAVYDLTRDDAVDVVDVVAAGLADLAGAALDAALAAARRVVGRAPGEPSSPGRYPAAEVEATRLAIIGMGKAGARELNYVSDVDVIYVAESADEDVVSTPRALEIATRLAVLTMRIVGEPGIEPPLWEVDPNLRPEGKDGALVRTLESHMQYYDRWAKSWEFQALLKARPLAGDLELGGRYVDGVAPMVWTSSSREGFVESVQEMRERVTAHIPADEVDVQIKLGPGGIRDIEFTVQLLQLVHGASDDGIHQRGTLPALAALAELGYVGREEAAEFSRDYRVLRVLEHRVQLERLRRTHLMPSDEQRLRVLARASGLGRTAGELTAVWQGTRQRVRGLHERLFYRPLLSAVAALPASGLGLTSAQAEARLAAIGYRDPRGALAHIAALTTGVTRRAQIQRNLMPVLISWFADGTDPDFGLLSFRRLSDTLGTTHWYLRLLRDSSDAALRLTKVLSGSRFTAELLERSPESVAWLEDLDELRPRSVASLHDESRAVLARHNDPDSAAKIFRATRRRELLRLALSGILDVCTVEELGHALSDVTENHIASLVAAIRGIEPDGIEFAVIGMGRFGGRELGIGSDADIIYVYRATDAAAEAAHSRALRIVAELVRLSEDARLPFDLDADLRPEGRNGVVARSLDAYRAYYARWSLTWEAQALLRARGVAGDRALIDEFTELADTVRYPDAISERDVREVKRIKARVENERLPQGADPNRHLKLGRGSLSDVEWFVQLVQLQHAAAVPALRTTSTLDALAAAVEHGLVEASDAEMLRAAWVFASRARSALTLWLDRTTDVLPVERSQLEGVARIMGYPPGSATQLEQDYLHVTRRARVVFDRGFYGVEPRREPTVG; translated from the coding sequence ATGTCCCGACAGAGCCTCACACTCGGAACCGTCGCACGTGCTGGCTTCACCGACCTGGGCGGCGCGGCCGCGTCGCTGAAGGCGCTGTCGAGCAGCACCGGGGCCGAAGTGGACTCGCTCCTCGAGGTGTTCGCGCAGGCCGCCGATCCTGACGAGGCGCTCGCGGTCGTCGCCCGGCTCCACGAGCAGGCACCGATCGAGCTCGCGGGCGCCCTCGCCCACGAGAACGCCGCGGCGCGTCTGGCTCGACTCGTCGGGGCGTCCCGCGGATTCGGCGACTTCCTGTTGCGGCATCCATCGGAGCTCGTCGCGTTCGGGCAGGTGCCGGCCGCCCCACCGAGCGTCGCCGAGGCTCGTGCGTCGCTCCTGACCGCGCTCGACGAAGTCTCGGCTCCGCCGGCCGATCTCGTGGAGGCCGCCGCGGCGGCGATCCGCATCAGGTACCGCCGACTCCTCTCGGATGTCGCCGTCTACGACCTCACCCGCGACGATGCGGTCGACGTGGTCGACGTCGTCGCCGCCGGTCTCGCCGACCTCGCCGGAGCGGCGCTCGACGCGGCCCTCGCTGCGGCGCGTCGTGTGGTCGGGCGAGCACCGGGCGAGCCGTCGTCGCCCGGCCGGTATCCCGCGGCCGAGGTCGAGGCGACTCGACTCGCGATCATCGGCATGGGCAAGGCCGGCGCCCGCGAACTCAACTACGTGAGCGACGTCGATGTCATCTACGTCGCGGAGTCCGCAGACGAAGACGTGGTCTCCACGCCGCGGGCGCTCGAGATCGCGACCCGGCTCGCGGTGCTGACCATGCGCATCGTCGGTGAGCCCGGTATCGAACCGCCCCTCTGGGAGGTCGATCCGAACCTCCGGCCGGAGGGCAAGGACGGCGCGCTCGTTCGCACCCTCGAATCGCACATGCAGTACTACGACCGCTGGGCGAAGAGCTGGGAGTTCCAGGCACTGCTGAAGGCGCGCCCGCTCGCCGGAGACCTCGAACTCGGCGGCCGGTACGTCGACGGCGTCGCGCCGATGGTCTGGACGAGCTCGAGCCGCGAGGGCTTCGTCGAGTCCGTGCAGGAGATGCGCGAGCGGGTCACCGCGCACATCCCGGCCGATGAGGTCGACGTGCAGATCAAGCTCGGGCCCGGCGGCATCCGTGACATCGAATTCACGGTGCAGCTGCTGCAGCTCGTGCACGGCGCTTCCGACGACGGCATCCATCAGCGCGGCACCTTGCCCGCCCTCGCGGCGCTGGCCGAACTCGGCTACGTCGGTCGTGAGGAGGCGGCCGAGTTCTCGCGCGACTACCGGGTGCTGCGCGTCCTCGAACACCGGGTGCAACTCGAACGCCTGCGACGCACTCACCTCATGCCGAGCGACGAGCAACGGCTCCGGGTGCTCGCTCGTGCATCGGGGCTCGGCCGCACCGCGGGGGAGCTCACGGCGGTCTGGCAGGGCACACGCCAGCGCGTGCGCGGCCTGCACGAGCGACTCTTCTACCGGCCGCTACTGTCGGCCGTCGCAGCGCTGCCGGCATCCGGTCTCGGGCTCACGAGTGCGCAAGCCGAAGCGCGTCTCGCGGCCATCGGCTACCGTGACCCGCGAGGCGCGCTCGCGCACATCGCGGCGCTCACGACCGGCGTCACACGGCGCGCGCAGATCCAGCGCAACCTCATGCCGGTGCTCATCTCGTGGTTCGCCGACGGCACCGACCCCGACTTCGGGCTGCTCTCCTTCCGGCGCCTGAGCGACACGCTCGGCACGACGCACTGGTACCTGCGGTTGCTCCGTGATTCCTCTGACGCGGCGCTCCGATTGACCAAGGTGCTCTCGGGCTCGCGTTTCACCGCGGAACTGCTCGAACGCAGCCCCGAATCAGTCGCCTGGCTCGAAGACCTCGACGAACTGCGGCCGCGGTCGGTGGCGTCACTTCACGACGAGAGCAGGGCGGTGCTCGCTCGCCACAACGATCCGGACTCGGCCGCGAAGATCTTCCGCGCCACCCGTCGCCGCGAGCTGCTGCGGCTCGCGCTCTCCGGAATCCTCGACGTCTGCACCGTCGAGGAGCTCGGGCACGCGCTGAGCGACGTCACCGAGAACCACATCGCATCGCTCGTCGCCGCAATCCGCGGCATCGAGCCCGACGGCATCGAGTTCGCGGTGATCGGCATGGGCCGCTTCGGCGGTCGCGAGCTCGGCATCGGTTCCGACGCCGACATCATCTACGTCTATCGGGCGACGGATGCCGCGGCCGAGGCCGCCCATTCGCGGGCGCTGCGCATCGTCGCCGAGCTCGTGCGACTCAGCGAAGACGCCCGCCTGCCGTTCGACCTCGATGCCGACCTGCGACCAGAGGGTCGTAACGGCGTCGTCGCTCGCTCGCTCGACGCCTACCGCGCGTACTACGCGAGATGGTCGCTGACGTGGGAGGCGCAGGCGCTGCTTCGCGCTCGAGGCGTGGCCGGCGACCGTGCACTCATCGACGAGTTCACCGAGCTCGCCGATACCGTGCGCTACCCCGACGCGATCAGTGAGCGCGACGTGCGCGAGGTCAAGCGCATCAAGGCTCGCGTCGAGAACGAGCGACTGCCGCAGGGCGCCGACCCGAACCGGCACCTGAAGCTCGGGCGGGGCTCGCTCTCGGACGTGGAATGGTTCGTGCAGCTCGTGCAGCTGCAGCACGCAGCAGCGGTCCCCGCGCTGCGCACGACGTCGACGCTCGACGCGCTCGCTGCTGCGGTCGAGCACGGCCTCGTCGAGGCATCCGATGCCGAGATGCTCCGCGCCGCCTGGGTCTTCGCCTCGCGCGCCCGCTCGGCACTCACGCTCTGGCTCGATCGCACGACCGACGTGCTGCCCGTCGAGCGCTCGCAGCTCGAGGGCGTCGCCCGCATCATGGGGTATCCGCCAGGATCCGCCACCCAGCTCGAACAGGACTACCTGCACGTCACACGACGCGCCCGCGTCGTCTTCGACCGCGGTTTCTACGGGGTCGAACCTCGTCGCGAACCGACCGTGGGCTGA